In Brienomyrus brachyistius isolate T26 chromosome 25, BBRACH_0.4, whole genome shotgun sequence, a single window of DNA contains:
- the pcm1 gene encoding pericentriolar material 1 protein isoform X11, with amino-acid sequence MATGGALFDDSAEDQDLANWATSNGGLGLEDRLNNMDWGAQQQKKANRSSEKNKKKVAEAAESLLTNSISPESTPGAGRRQRARTPHSYATQMSVPEQAELERLRQRINFTDLDQRSIGSDSQGRVTAANNQRQLAENKKPFNFLPLCVNTNNSKQPTSATLATASAGKDSSVQRKDASRLERGSPISDGRGEAGIDSRQVVTKLVQIRDCIRKASSMRDDLAEKADVPANVEHLSHLIDHLKEEEKSYLRFLQKTLAREDDLRALASPGGTGLLADITPLNAESGHSTGRDVLRMLGAKEDLENPRKKQDLLKKYLEQHEELRALKSRQTALMSIQSNMPQMPTLDDTVVTETTGSVSGLSITSELNDELNDLIQRFHNQLHDTQTKTVPDNRRQAESLSLSREAARGRHTLASAKRATLQQLQDKKETMDKILQELHTLRDQTLNNNTCRGGPILSQRSTDQRTSLSGGRSMGFGRDGSSHVTTGLESSGSYAEGNISPGAKLRKLKEVHTRLNELRELVQYYEQTSDMMVDAVNENIRDEDEEDSQDGSIFETIFDSEHDNHEPVTNIRNPPVNWMDVNSLTNGRGSNNHDGRLNTDCEINNRSAANLRSFNIPSVIECQYNRDRPYEEVKDGNEEEDEDDEALGDEDEEVARHGDSEGSPSSRRSSLDEDAEFAQKVHRLQTAKEKLRHLQELVTMVQSDDTDGTVANEDEGPSQRPNNAPESVKVSPPGVAREELYQARLREQQQELRRLQEERLRLMEIQGKIQDLQWACPDLQSSMSSMSEQGPRKVPAAASTPAVGPTSSSAATATLDLLKPKTDASAPDKELWSEMQRRRFQREELRQRRKQLESLMAEHQRRSGLGRAGLPPDERTMATWGGSTPSHLNEEDEGYPSEMGDEEEEGDYSSNEDVSYPGRKSKAYNGRTSRNGGPKASKPQPVDSSGHPASGSGSQPRLQRQAGGPRGTRRQENLRWASEGSFREGRSHWQEQVGQLKKQLDFSTSMCHTLMQDQQTLSYMLQSLITSPYSMLPGNLGSPQVHLLMHQLNQCYTQLAWQQTNVQRLRHTLDELLRQQQQQPQPSQQAQQGTPSVSGGPFLPFSLLSMPGLAPFSPLPSGFGFDPAFPSGGPDLTKTPVKQAGGEQLQAPADHNTSNKTDYMGFLRAFDRASVNAMDTWTQKDGEGGSPSQRGGQQPDPHAPMAHGSLESLSSMPDPSDPTTVTKTFRSGGKASAQASLASRDKTPGSKGRRRRGKGHTKIKGSLTAVSPGPDSDAGSSGSELSQGLASHSRSKEPDQDLLDRLTRKKLDGKSSELKANEISSDTSSDLSLFEALRETIYSEVAALISQNESRPHFLIELFHELQQLNTDYLRQRALFSIQDILRRHQAEGKAAKERSLFQGPVDWAATSNLELTPSESLATSDTDASEKNGVKLTLSTKRNDAESLDNESNQSTPSNHFAKNDLGTTVIHMDKALARMKVQDHSQQQAEGPTAMQTEGASESPDIHCPHIDTQQLDRQIKAIMTEVIPFLKEHMDELCSPQLLSSVKRMVLELTQHNDDSKEFVRFFHRQLGGILQDSLRKFAGQTLKECGEDLLVEISEILFNELAFFRLMQDLDASSRLGGKQKARMKAQATARKCPQAEEAKPQEADEPRSPASHDEDKDQDDTEREGPADNPQPNECGGSAGASDKEEEEEDEDGRGLPLSISLSKAETQPLTNYGSGEDEGEEEELEEFETGPVDVQTSLQANHEVSCGQEQGANDASENSSQEKLDESICSDAVKRSESIELTTVSTVLEEKQDGGASQVDDEGVSVAGSAPAALGGTSPWSSPTCSPDTDSPVIINEHEVGSGNLSQKSDEDDFVKVEDLPLQLSVMCKEELQKRIAEEQLNNNLSVEILSTAVGETVLVGNSQTLKEPETVGAQSA; translated from the exons ATGGCTACAGGCGGGGCTTTGTTTGATGACAGTGCTGAGGACCAGGACCTGGCCAACTGGGCCACCAGCAATGGTGGACTGGGACTGGaagacaggcttaacaacatg GACTGGGGggcacagcagcagaagaaagcCAACCGCTCCTCTGAGAAGAACAAAAAGAAGGTTGCCGAGGCGGCAGAGAGTCTTCTGACCAACAGCATCTCGCCAGAGTCCACACCGGGAGCTGGTCGACGGCAGCGAGCGCGCACCCCGCACTCATATGCCACCCAGATGTCTGTTCCGGAACAAGCAGAACTGGAGAGGCTGCGGCAacgaatcaacttcacggacctGGACCAG AGGAGCATCGGGAGCGATTCTCAGGGCAGAGTCACGGCAGCAAACAACCAGAGGCAGCTGGCTGAGAACAAGAAGCCCTTCAACTTCCTACCACTGTGTGTCAACACCAACAACAGCAAGCAGCCAACTTCAGCCACCCTGGCAACTGCGTCTGCGGGGAAAGACTCATCTGTGCAGCGCAAAGACGCCTCTCGCCTGGAGCGAGGGTCACCCATCTCTGACGGCAGGGGCGAAGCGGGGATTGACAGCCGTCAG GTTGTGACCAAGCTGGTTCAGATTCGGGACTGCATCAGAAAGGCCAGCTCCATGCGAGATGACCTGGCAGAGAAAGCTGATGTCCCAGCCAATGTCGAGCACCTGTCTCATCTCATCGATCACCTGAAGGAAGAAGAGAAGTCCTACTTGAGATTTCTGCAGAAAACATTG GCCAGAGAGGATGACCTTCGCGCCCTAGCATCCCCAGGGGGGACCGGTTTATTGGCGGACATCACACCCTTGAACGCCGAGAGTGGACACTCCACG GGCCGGGATGTCCTCCGCATGCTAGGAGCAAAGGAAGACCTGGAGAACCCCCGCAAGAAGCAGGACCTTCTGAAAAAGTATCTAGAGCAGCATGAGGAGCTGCGGGCCCTTAAGAGCCGGCAGACTGCTCTTATGTCCATCCAGAGCAACATGCCGCAGATGCCAACCCTGGACGACACGG TTGTGACTGAGACGACGGGTAGCGTGTCCGGCCTCAGCATCACATCAGAGCTGAATGATGAGTTGAATGACCTTATACAGCGTTTCCACAACCAGCTTCATGACACACAG ACAAAGACTGTTCCAGACAACCGGAGGCAAGccgaaagcctgtcgctttccaGGGAGGCAGCACGGGGCAGGCACACGCTTGCCAGTGCCAAGCGTGCCACTCTGCAGCAACTCCAGGACAAGAAGGAGACAATGGACAAGATCCTTCAGGAACTGCACACGCTCCGAGACCAGACGCTGAACAACAACACCT GTCGAGGGGGGCCTATTCTGTCTCAGCGTAGCACAGACCAGAGAACCTCATTGTCTGGGGGACGCTCTATGGGCTTCGGCCGAGATGGCAGCAGTCATGTGACCACTGGATTGGAGTCCAGTGGCTCCTATGCTGAAGGCAACATCAGCCCAGGCGCCAAACTCCG GAAGCTGAAGGAGGTGCACACCCGGCTGAATGAGCTGAGGGAGCTGGTGCAGTACTACGAACAGACGTCTGACATGATGGTGGATGCCGTTAACGAGAACATCCGTGATGAGGATGAGGAAGACAGCCAGGACGGCTCCATCTTTGAGACTATATTTGATTCAGAGCATGACAACCATGAGCCAGTCACCAACATAAG AAACCCACCTGTCAACTGGATGGATGTTAACAGCCTCACCAACGGTCGTGGCTCCAACAACCATGATGGGCGACTGAACACTGACTGTGAAATCAACAACCGCTCAGCTGCTAACCTGAGGAGCTTCAACATCCCCTCTGTGATAG AGTGCCAGTACAACCGGGACCGCCCCTATGAGGAGGTGAAGGATGGTAAtgaggaggaggacgaggacgacGAAGCCCTGggggacgaggacgaggaggtcGCACGGCATGGCGACAGTGAGGGCTCTCCTTCCAGCCGCAGGAGCAGCCTGGACGAGGATGCTGAGTTTGCACAGAAGGTCCATCGGCTGCAGACCGCAAAGGAGAAGCTGCGACATCTGCAGGAGCTGGTGACCATGGTGCAG AGCGATGACACTGATGGCACCGTGGCCAACGAGGACGAGGGGCCAAGTCAGCGACCCAACAATGCTCCCGAATCTGTGAAAGTCTCCCCTCCCGGGGTAGCCAG GGAGGAGCTGTATCAGGCACGGCTGCGGGAGCAACAGCAGGAGCTCAGGCGGCTGCAGGAGGAGCGGCTGAGGCTGATGGAGATTCAGGGGAAAATCCAGGACCTGCAGTGGGCCTGTCCTGACCTGCAG TCATCCATGTCCAGCATGAGTGAACAAGGCCCCAGGAAGGTCCCTGCTGCGGCCTCCACCCCGGCTGTGGGCCCGACCTCCTCCTCAGCGGCCACTGCGACCCTGGACTTACTGAAACCCAAGACGGATGCATCCGCCCCAGACAAGGAG CTGTGGTCAGAGATGCAGCGCCGCCGCTTCCAGAGGGAGGAGCTGAGGCAGCGCCGCAAGCAGCTCGAGTCCCTGATGGCGGAGCACCAGCGCCGCAGCGGCCTGGGCCGTGCTGGGCTCCCACCGGATGagag GACAATGGCCACCTGGGGGGGCTCAACACCCAGTCATCTCAATGAGGAAGACGAAGGCTACCCCTCTGAGATGggagatgaggaagaggagggagacTACAGTTCCAATGAGGACGTCTCGTACCCTGGTCGAAAGAGCAAGGCCTACAATGGCAGAACATCTAGAAATGG TGGCCCAAAGGCCTCCAAGCCTCAGCCTGTGGACAGCTCTGGCCATCCGGCGTCTGGTTCTGGGTCGCAGCCCCGGCTCCAGCGCCAAGCCGGTGGCCCCAGGGGAACTCGGCGTCAGGAGAACCTGCGCTGGGCCTCGGAGGGCTCCTTCAGGGAGGGCCGCTCCCACTGGCAGGAGCAGGTGGGCCAGCTGAAAAAGCAACTAGATTTCAGCACCAGCATGTGCCACACGCTCATGCAGGACCAGCAG acaCTGTCCTATATGCTGCAGAGCCTGATCACCAGCCCTTACAGCATGTTGCCCGGCAACCTGGGCTCGCCGCAGGTGCACCTGCTCATGCACCAGCTAAATCAGTGCTACACGCAGCTGGCATGGCAACAGACCAACGTGCAGAG GCTCCGCCACACCCTGGACGAGCTCCTCcggcaacagcagcagcagccgcaaCCCTCCCAGCAAGCCCAGCAAGGCACCCCATCTGTGTCCGGGGGGCCCTTCCTGCCCTTCAGCCTGCTGAGCATGCCTGGGCTGGCCCCTTTCTCTCCCCTGCCCTCTG GCTTTGGTTTTGACCCAGCGTTCCCATCAGGGGGGCCTGACTTGACGAAGACCCCCGTGAAGCAGGCTGGTGGTGAGCAGCTGCAGGCACCGGCTGACCACAACACCTCCAACAAGACGGATTACATGGGCTTCCTGCGGGCCTTTGATAGGGCTTCTGTCAACGCCATGGACACCTG GACCCAGAAGGATGGCGAGGGTGGCAGCCCCAGCCAGAGGGGTGGTCAGCAGCCGGATCCCCATGCGCCAATGGCCCATGGCTCCCTGGAAAGCCTCAGCAGCATGCCTGACCCCAGCGACCCCACCACAGTCACCAAGACTTTCCGCTCAGGTGGCAAAGCCTCAGCCCAGGCCAGCCTGGCCTCCAGGGACAAAACTCCTGGCTCCAAGGGCCGGCGGCGCAGGGGCAAAGGACACACCAAGATTAAAG GCAGTCTGACTGCTGTTTCTCCAGGGCCGGACAGTGATGCAGGCTCTAGTGGCAGTGAGCTCAGCCAGGGTTTGGCCTCACACAGCAGGTCTAAGGAACCCGATCAGGACCTGCTGGACAGGTTGACACGAAAGAAACTGGATGGCAAGTCCAGTGAGCTTAAGGCCAATGAGATTTCCTCAG ATACCAGCAGCGACCTCTCACTGTTCGAGGCACTACGGGAAACCATCTATTCAGAGGTGGCTGCACTGATCTCCCAGAACGAGTCACGACCGCACTTCCTCATCGAGCTGTTCCACGAGTTGCAGCAGCTCAACACTGACTACCTGCGGCAGAGGGCGCTCTTCTCCATACAG GACATACTCAGAAGGCACCAGGCTGAAGGCAAGGCTGCGAAGGAGCGGAGCCTCTTCCAGGGCCCCGTGGACTGGGCTGCCACCTCCAACCTGGAGCTCACGCCCAGTGAAAGCCTGGCCACCAGCGACACG GATGCCTCTGAAAAAAATGGCGTCAAGCTGACTTTGAGCACAAAGCGGAATGATGCAGAGTCTTTGGATAATGAGAGTAACCAGTCAACCCCCTCCAACCACTTTGCCAAGAATGATTTAG GCACCACGGTGATCCACATGGACAAGGCGCTGGCCCGGATGAAGGTGCAGGACCACTCccagcagcaggcagagggCCCCACGGCCATGCAAACGGAAG GTGCTTCCGAGAGCCCTGACATCCACTGTCCCCACATTGACACCCAGCAACTGGACAGGCAGATCAAGGCTATCATGACGGAGGTCATACCCTTTCTGAAG GAGCACATGGATGAGCTGTGCTCCCCCCAGCTGCTCTCCTCCGTCAAGCGAATGGTGTTGGAGCTGACACAGCACAATGACGACAGCAAGGAGTTTGTGCGCTTCTTCCACCGCCAGCTAGGGGGCATACTACAG GACTCCCTGAGAAAGTTTGCTGGACAGACGCTAAAGGAGTGTGGCGAGGACCTGCTGGTGGAGATTTCAGAGATCCTCTTCAATGAGCTGGCCTTCTTCCGCCTCATGCAGGACCTCGACGCCAGCAGTCGGCTGGGAGGGAAGCAGAAGGCCAGGATGAAAGCCCAGGCCACAGCCAGGAAATGCCCGCAGGCAGAG GAAGCCAAGCCCCAGGAAGCAGACGAGCCCCGCTCACCTGCCAGTCATGATGAAGACAAA GACCAAGATGACACTGAGAGGGAGGGGCCAGCCGACAACCCCCAACCAAATGAATGTGGAGGGAGCGCTGGAGCCTCAgacaaggaggaggaagaagaggatgagGATGGCAGAGGACTGCCTCTCTCCATAA GTCTGTCAAAGGCAGAGACTCAGCCCCTAACTAACTATGGCAGTGGAGAAGATGAGGGTGaagaggaggagctggaggagtttGAGACGGGGCCTGTCGACGTGCAGACATCTCTCCAGGCCAACCACGAGGTGTCATGTGGCCAAGAGCAG GGAGCAAATGACGCCTCAGAGAACAGCAGCCAGGAAAAATTGGATGAGAGCATTTGCAGTGATGCTG TAAAAAGGTCCGAGTCCATAGAGCTGACTACCGTCTCTACGGTGCTCGAAGAGAAGCAGGATGGGGGTGCCTCCCAGGTGGACGATGAGGGGGTCTCTGTGGCTGGCAGCGCCCCGGCCGCCTTGGGGGGGACATCACCCTGGAGCTCGCCCACCTGCAGCCCAGACACAGACTCTCCTGTCATCATTAATGAGCAT GAAGTTGGGTCTGGAAATTTAAGCCAGAAGTCAGATGAAGATGACTTTGTCAAAGTGGAAGATCTTCCCCTGCAGCTCTCAGTCATGTGCAAG GAGGAGCTTCAGAAAAGAATAGCCGAGGAACAGCTAAACAACAACCTGTCAGTGGAAATCCTCAGTACGGCTGTGGGAGAAACCGTTCTTGTTGGAAACTCTCAAACACTAAAAGAGCCAG AGACCGTCGGTGCTCAGAGTGCATGA